A genome region from Trichosurus vulpecula isolate mTriVul1 chromosome 5, mTriVul1.pri, whole genome shotgun sequence includes the following:
- the ZNF438 gene encoding zinc finger protein 438 translates to MENSLLVPPKDQDEPKISPWTTQPGKNVQNKIQFRTIAPKMTPKGLMSPVLPYQAPSLSDQVHPTSSANSRPLVMPPQNYALMQVAGQEGTFSLVALPQVTPAVATQPIQKLKMSLPKNLKLPIPRYQPTRNKKVPGVETIANSSVSVIRKVPVNTQTCPQPPPSVANHSELHANIDSSEHVILIDQMPTEITVTALLDESNCVESGPPLINKPEAGDTVIIPKPWAPEETSAELSNSVKVNLDPKTIDRKSSAIGGEKIEERVADSAKAVTVLSPAIFGNAVQLIPTAPKGKLPILPYSRMKTMFCKTKPNASIVSPTSPWHRSDCDKVSSFAKTFNVSTKTSDKLFAVSLTQVSKPAACEDAFCPTTKVEVDNKKKLNGGTAKRRGRKQKIPDEILAFQTKKRKCILDTCRDGKERVKIDPQEPRDRKTGAVKKYRNIMPKPVIVMQAMAPLTSPAPLLQTKSPDCLEQDILLNNSLTNKYLSSKQNDSASTKPGTVCKNGFSAIKKPWHRCHICNHHFQFKHHLQDHMNTHTNRRPYSCRICRKAYVHSGSLSTHMKLHHSESRLKKLMSCEFCAKVFGHIRVYFGHLKEVHRVVINTEPSTNELPQGKGPKNREIAIRGAEESGERENKSSLEETLFPGQASEIKLDIKCGRCQVTAQSFSEMKFHLFYVHGEDIQGKLKEGIFPGSKGAQEEVVKRAAHFWKQHSERRSLVKRDALEEEVYAFPIQLKREIYLLHQKNLDILTKSEEASLAASEPGKALPSPDCATPYKIQVWSNLGFNCLLCKQTLERKEELFLHWEQQHNCEDPSVLWALLSALSSQGVIELSNEVEK, encoded by the exons ATGAACCTAAAATCTCTCCCTGGACAACACAGCCTGGCAAAAATGTACAGAATAAAATTCAGTTCAGGACTATTGCCCCCAAAATGACACCAAAAGGCCTAATGTCCCCAGTGCTGCCCTATCAGGCACCGTCACTCTCTGATCAAGTTCATCCCACGTCCTCAGCAAACTCTAGGCCTCTGGTAATGCCACCACAAAACTATGCCCTGATGCAAGTTGCTGGTCAGGAGGGAACCTTTTCTCTTGTTGCTTTGCCCCAAGTTACCCCAGCAGTGGCCACCCAACCCATCCAGAAGCTCAAAATGTCATTGCCCAAAAACCTTAAATTGCCTATTCCTCGGTACCAACCTACAAGAAATAAGAAGGTACCAGGAGTCGAAACTATTGCAAACTCCTCTGTGAGTGTGATTAGGAAGGTTCCAGTCAATACACAAACATGTCCCCAGCCACCACCTTCAGTAGCCAACCATTCTGAACTTCATGCTAACATTGATTCATCTGAGCATGTGATATTAATAGATCAGATGCCAACTGAAATCACAGTTACTGCTTTGCTTGATGAAAGCAACTGTGTAGAATCTGGACCTCCACTGATAAACAAACCTGAGGCAGGTGACACTGTTATTATTCCAAAACCATGGGCACCAGAAGAAACTTCAGCTGAACTGAGTAATTCAGTGAAAGTCAACCTAGACCCAAAGACAATAGACAGAAAGTCCTCTGCCATTGGTGGTGAGAAAATCGAAGAAAGAGTAGCTGATTCTGCAAAAGCCGTTACTGTTCTATCCCCAGCGATTTTTGGCAATGCAGTTCAGCTGATTCCTACAGCACCGAAAGGTAAACTTCCAATCTTACCTTACTCAAGAATGAAGACAATGTTTTGTAAAACTAAGCCAAATGCCAGCATTGTAAGCCCCACTTCTCCTTGGCACAGGTCTGACTGTGACAAAGTCTCATCATTTGCAAAAACCTTCAATGTGTCCACCAAAACATCAGACAAGCTCTTTGCTGTTTCACTCACACAAGTGTCCAAGCCAGCTGCCTGTGAAGATGCCTTTTGCCCAACCACAAAGGTGGAAGttgacaacaaaaagaaattgaatggtggaacagcaaagagaagaggaagaaaacaaaagatccCAGATGAAATTTTGGCTTTTcagacaaagaagagaaagtgtaTCCTTGACACGTGTAGAGATggtaaagaaagagtaaaaattgACCCCCAGGAACCCAGAGACAGAAAAACTGGGGCTGTGAAAAAGTATCGGAACATTATGCCCAAGCCTGTCATTGTAATGCAAGCAATGGCTCCACTTACTTCCCCTGCACCTCTTTTACAGACCAAATCTCCTGACTGCTTAGAACAAGacattttgttaaataattcACTTACAAATAAGTATCTCAGCTCTAAGCAGAATGATAGTGCTTCCACTAAACCGGGCACTGTATGCAAGAATGGCTTTTCTGCCATAAAAAAGCCTTGGCACAGATGCCACATCTGCAACCACCACTTTCAGTTTAAACACCATCTTCAGGACCATATGAacacacatacaaacagaagGCCATACAGTTGCCGGATCTGTCGTAAAGCATATGTGCACTCTGGAAGTCTCAGCACCCATATGAAGCTTCATCACAGTGAGAGTCGTCTCAAGAAGCTCATGTCTTGTGAATTCTGTGCAAAGGTGTTTGGTCACATCAGGGTCTATTTTGGCCATCTTAAAGAAGTACATAGGGTTGTGATCAACACTGAACCTTCCACCAATGAATTGCCACAGGGCAAAGGGCCAAAGAATCGAGAAATAGCTATAAGAGGAGcagaagaatcaggagagag agaaaacaaaTCAAGCCTCGAGGAGACCCTCTTTCCAGGACAGGCCAGTGAGATCAAATTGGACATCAAGTGTGGCCGCTGTCAGGTCACTGCTCagtctttttctgagatgaagtTTCATTTATTCTATGTGCATGGAGAGGACATTCAAGGGAAACTGAAGGAAGGAATCTTTCCAGGAAGCAAAGGTGCCCAGGAAGAAGTGGTAAAGCGAGCCGCTCATTTCTGGAAACAGCACAGTGAGAGGAGAAGCCTGGTGAAGAGGGACGCTTTGGAGGAGGAGGTGTATGCATTTCCCATACAGCTCAAAAGGGAAATCTACCTTCttcatcagaaaaacctggacataTTAACAAAGAGCGAGGAAGCTTCATTGGCAGCCAGCGAACCAGGAAAGGCTCTGCCAAGTCCAGACTGTGCCACGCCATATAAGATTCAGGTCTGGTCTAACTTGGGCTTCAACTGTCTTCTTTGTAAGCAGACacttgaaaggaaagaagaacttTTCCTTCATTGGGAACAGCAGCACAACTGTGAAGACCCTTCTGTACTTTGGGCTCTTTTAAGTGCATTATCTTCACAGGGAGTAATTGAACTTTCTAATGAGGTTGAAAAATGA